The Candidatus Eisenbacteria bacterium genomic interval GCCCCTCTCATGAGAAACCAATGAAACCTGAACTCAAAGACGGGCTCCCCCCGTGGCATACCCTTTCAAGCGCGTCCGTCCTCGCGGAGCTGAAGTCCTCACCCGCCGGGTTGACAAGAGCTGAGGCGGCCCAGCGTCTAACAGAGCACGGGCCGAATGAACTGCAAGCCGCGCGCGGCATCTCGCCGTGGATGATCCTCCTTGAGCAGTTCAAGAACGTGTTGATTATCATTCTGCTCGCGGCAGCCGTGCTCTCGATCTTCCTCGGACATGGGATTGAAGCCGTCGCCATTGCCGTCATTGTTCTGTTTGCTGTGTTCTTGGGTTTCGTGCAGGAGTACCGCGCGGAACGGGCCATCGAAGCATTGCGTCAAATGGCCGCGCCGACGGCGACAGCCGTCCGTGATGGAGCTGAAGTGGAGGTGGCGGCGCGGGATCTTGTGCCGGGCGACGTGATCCTCCTGCGAGCAGGTGACAGAGTGCCCGCCGACGTCAGGTTGATCGAGGCCGTCAATCTGCAGGTGGAAGAGGCGGCCCTTACCGGCGAATCGGTTCCTGTGGAGAAGCATGCCGACGCCCTCAGCGGCGACGACTTGGCCTTGGGCGACCGGAAGAACATGGCCTACGCCGGCACGGCGGCAACATATGGGCGAGGCCGCGCTGTTGTCGTCGCGACGAGCATGGGCACGGAGTTCGGCAAGATCGCCCTGATGCTTCAGACGATCGAGACCGGCAAGACCCCTTTGCAGGAGAGCTTGGACAAGGTCGGACACGCCCTAGCACGGGCCGCCTTGGTGGTCGTGGTGGTCATTGTTGGCCTCGGCCTGTTCCGTGGGCAACCCGTCATAGAGATGTTGATCTTCGGCGTCGCTCTCGCCGTTGCCGTTGTTCCAGAGGCTTTGCCCGCCGTCGTCACCATCTCGCTCGCCATCGGCGTGCAGAGGATGGTCAAGCGTCATGCGCTGATGCGCCGCCTGGCGGCCGTTGAAACACTCGGCAGCACTTCGATCATTTGCTCCGACAAGACCGGTACGCTGACGAAAGACGAGATGACGGCCCGGCAGATCTTCGTGGCCGGGCAGATCCTCCAGATCTCGGGCGCGGGCTACGAGCTGGACGGTCAGTTCTCGCGAGACGGCGTCCGGATTGAGCCGCCCCAGGCGCTGAAACTGCTGCTGCGGGCCGGCGCTCTCGCCTCCGACACGGACATCGTCCAGAGCGAGGCTCACGGCCACGTGCATCTGAAGGGCGACCCGACCGAGGGAGCATTGGTGGTGGCTGCCGCCAAGGCGGGGATATCGAAGGCCAACCTGGAGTCTCAGTTCCCCCGCGTGAACGAGATTCCGTTCACCTCCGAAACCAAGCGCATGACCACGCTGCACGCCGGCCCCGAAGGTGTCGTTGCTTTCTCAAAGGGCGCGCCGGAAGTCATCCTCGATTCCTGCGCGCGCCGGGTGACCGACGAGGGCGAAGCGCCGCTCGACCCGAGCAGCAAGGAGGAGATTCTGCAAGCGGCCCGCCGGATGGCGAGTCAGGCGTTGCGGGTTCTGGCCGTCGCTTCCAAGCCTGGCGCATCCCTGGCGAACGCCGAGAGCGAGATGACGTTTCTTGGTCTCGTGGGCATGATCGATCCGCCGCGCCCGGAGGCGAAGGCCGCGATTCAGAAATGCGAGCGGGCGGGAATAAAGCCGGTGATGATTACCGGCGACCACCCAGTGACCGCGCAAGCGGTAGCCCGCGAACTGGGCCTGCTCAAGACAGGCCGCGTCGTCACCGGCGCGGAACTGGAGGAGATGAGCGAGGTCGAGTTCGAGCGGGAAGTAGACGACATCGAAGTCTACGCTCGCGTGTCTCCGGCGCACAAGCTGAGGGTGGTCACGGCCCTGCAGAAGAAGGGCCACATCACCGCGATGACGGGCGACGGGGTGAATGATGCGCCGGCGCTCAAGAAGGCGGACATCGGCATCGCTATGGGCATCACCGGCACGGACGTGACCAAAGAGGCCGCCGCCATGACGCTCACCGATGACAACTTCGCTTCTATCGTGGCGGCGGTGGAAGAGGGACGGGGCATCTTCGGCAACATCAAGAAGTACCTGATGTACCTGCTCTCGTCCAACATCGGCGAGGTCGTCCTGATGGCCGGGGCGACACTGGTCGGCCTGCCCTTGCCTCTGAGCGCCGTCCAGATCCTCTATGTCAATCTGGCCACCGATGGCTTGCCCGCACTGGCTCTGGCCGTAGACCCGCCTGAACCCGACTTGATGCTCCGCAAGCCGCGAAATCCGAGAACGGGCATCTTCACCCGGCCGGTGATCACCTTGATGGCGGTGGGCGGTCTGTGGTCGGCTCTGGTCAACTTGGGCCTCTTTGCCTGGGCGTTGAACTCCGGACGCAGTATTGAACAGGCCATGACGATGACGTTCGTCTCGCTGGTCCTGATTCAGTTCTTCAAGGCCTTCAACTTCCGCTCCGATCGCCACTCTGTGCTGAATAGGCCCTTCGCCAATCGGTGGTTGAATCTGGCGATTGGATGGGAGTTGTTGCTGTTGGCCGCGATCATCTACGTCCCCTTCCTGCATGAGCCGTTCGGCACGTTCAGCCTGCCGCTTCTGGATTGGGCCATCATCGTTGCCGTGGCTCTTACGGTTTCGCCCGTGCTCGAGTTGGCGAAGTGGATGGAGCGGCGCGGGTGGTTGGGGAAGATGAGTTAGGGGATCCGCGCTTCTGCCTCTGAAGGAGACCCGGTATGGAGATGAAGCCGAACCGCGAGGCATTTGAACGCGTCCGCGACCAGGTCGGGTTCTGCGGTATCTGGTGCGGGAGCTGCGCCGTTGGCAACGGTTCGGTAGGCGAGCGGGGAGCGGAACTGCGCGAGCTCCTCGTCGCCTACGACGCGCCCCAGTTTGCCGCCATAGGCATCGAGTGGGATCGCTTTCTGGAGGCTCTTGACGCCCTGAAACAAGCCGTCGCATGCCCCGGATGCCGGGCGGGCGGTGGTCGCGATGATTGCGAGATCAGGGCCTGCGCGCTCCGACGTCAGGTCGATCAATGCACCGGCTGCGTCTCCTTCGGTGGCGCGGGTTGCGAGGAGCCCACGATCCTGGAGCAGATGCGCTCCGGCGCCGCCAAAGTAGGCCTGTCAGTTCTGCGGTCGGGAGAGAAGCTGAGCGAGACTACGGGCCCACGCGCCCCAGGCTCTTGGGAAGATCCTCGAACAGGAACTGGAACCTCCCGATCAGAAGGCTCACGCGGCCCATGACGGTGTAGCCGAAGGACGCTCCGAAGCCGACCATCAGGAAGACGATCCCGATCCGCGAGATCCGTCCAACCGCCCCCCTGTGCTCCGCGCTGAAGTAGAAGTAGACGAGGATCGATGCGACCCCAACGAGGATCAGAATCGCGCCGAGAATCGTCCAGAGGGACGCCTCGCCGACAGCAGGCGGGAAAGTCCCGGCGATCTGCACCAGGATCCGCTCTTGAAGCACGGACGGGATGAGGTAACCAGACCAGGCGGCGACATAGAAGGCGATCGCGTAGCGGCTGATCCACTGGAAGCGCTTCCAGAGGCGGCCGAGCATCAGGATCCCCAGCACGCCTCCCGGAAGAAGCCAGATGTCGC includes:
- a CDS encoding cation-translocating P-type ATPase; translation: MKPELKDGLPPWHTLSSASVLAELKSSPAGLTRAEAAQRLTEHGPNELQAARGISPWMILLEQFKNVLIIILLAAAVLSIFLGHGIEAVAIAVIVLFAVFLGFVQEYRAERAIEALRQMAAPTATAVRDGAEVEVAARDLVPGDVILLRAGDRVPADVRLIEAVNLQVEEAALTGESVPVEKHADALSGDDLALGDRKNMAYAGTAATYGRGRAVVVATSMGTEFGKIALMLQTIETGKTPLQESLDKVGHALARAALVVVVVIVGLGLFRGQPVIEMLIFGVALAVAVVPEALPAVVTISLAIGVQRMVKRHALMRRLAAVETLGSTSIICSDKTGTLTKDEMTARQIFVAGQILQISGAGYELDGQFSRDGVRIEPPQALKLLLRAGALASDTDIVQSEAHGHVHLKGDPTEGALVVAAAKAGISKANLESQFPRVNEIPFTSETKRMTTLHAGPEGVVAFSKGAPEVILDSCARRVTDEGEAPLDPSSKEEILQAARRMASQALRVLAVASKPGASLANAESEMTFLGLVGMIDPPRPEAKAAIQKCERAGIKPVMITGDHPVTAQAVARELGLLKTGRVVTGAELEEMSEVEFEREVDDIEVYARVSPAHKLRVVTALQKKGHITAMTGDGVNDAPALKKADIGIAMGITGTDVTKEAAAMTLTDDNFASIVAAVEEGRGIFGNIKKYLMYLLSSNIGEVVLMAGATLVGLPLPLSAVQILYVNLATDGLPALALAVDPPEPDLMLRKPRNPRTGIFTRPVITLMAVGGLWSALVNLGLFAWALNSGRSIEQAMTMTFVSLVLIQFFKAFNFRSDRHSVLNRPFANRWLNLAIGWELLLLAAIIYVPFLHEPFGTFSLPLLDWAIIVAVALTVSPVLELAKWMERRGWLGKMS
- a CDS encoding DUF3795 domain-containing protein codes for the protein MEMKPNREAFERVRDQVGFCGIWCGSCAVGNGSVGERGAELRELLVAYDAPQFAAIGIEWDRFLEALDALKQAVACPGCRAGGGRDDCEIRACALRRQVDQCTGCVSFGGAGCEEPTILEQMRSGAAKVGLSVLRSGEKLSETTGPRAPGSWEDPRTGTGTSRSEGSRGP